In Siniperca chuatsi isolate FFG_IHB_CAS linkage group LG16, ASM2008510v1, whole genome shotgun sequence, the following proteins share a genomic window:
- the LOC122863239 gene encoding adhesion G-protein coupled receptor G2-like, whose amino-acid sequence MNWMTWVFFVSLLSICLVSQETNNTCPKDKSCDKLRTCLSDKNPHLVVVDNFNGVISAQKQWNQTGNGCIIFLKKNSTEKQLKRQWPQIEKKDGAYLLLLSKWHFNDKCPIRLFVLQGNCNTTVSGLTDSECIFNHTVTGSCQVRCLDTKTICEQSTYEEKYCRDQQVQDKYFINITATNKSCLNCDNPVKKPEKELDSDYLNKRNMTLNHNVGEETDAAQAAGFMNKMANLAASINGSSATVTVGEGVTGILVRETDPVNIDEVSFAYVSPNDSMSIIESRDNLPQFSRSVTVSKEAFEKAVSLNVRVPFAALFRFTNLTKDEMNSAVLGNEVLAVEMGTSITNLTDKISLNFLNMKYEGIASCQSWNGEGRRPNWTGDGCRTINVGENITCLCSHLTFFAILLTPPNETVSSYDLNNLTIITQVGCGLSIFFLSIILFMHFLLRRTKASKATRILIHLVSAMFLLNFTFLINSYVAKLKSTVVCKIMAAFMHYFMLATFTWFAAQAFHLWLQLYNGGKIAIHHYILKVSITTWVLPSVVAIVLLIIGKYGEQVIYTNDTKKNVAMCWITDSNVHYIVNIGYYVLIFLFTFTTFIIILSWLICLKRTKAGNVKNIGRNGKSIVAILGLCCLLGITWGFAFFAYGVLRIPAYYIFTVLNSFQGFFLFIYYYNTSHSGEINRGENGHKNTSTSSTLKTNLDSFENPYINLPDTK is encoded by the exons ATGAACTGGATGACTTGGGTTTTCTTTGTGAGCCTTCTGAGTATTTGTCTTGTAT CCCAAGAAACGAACAATACCTGCCCAAAGGATAAGAGTTGTGACAAACTCAGAACATGTTTGAGCGACAAAAATCCACATTTGGTTGTTGTTGATAACTTCAATGGCGTCATCAGTGCACAAAAACAGTGGAATCAAA CAGGAAATGGTTGCATAATATTTCtgaagaaaaactcaacagaaaaac AGTTGAAGAGACAGTGGCCTCAAATAGAGAAAAAGGATGGTGCCTATCTACTACTCCTTTCAAAATGGCATTTCAACGATAAATGTCCAATACGTCTGTTTGTCCTGCAAGGAAACTGCAACACCACAGTGTCTGGCCTCACAG ATTCAGAGTGCATCTTCAATCACACTGTCACAG GATCTTGCCAGGTTAGATGTTTGGATACAAAGACCATATGTGAACAATCAACTTATGAAGAAAAATACTGCAGGG ATCAACAGGTCCAGGACAAGTACTTCATCAACAtaacagcaacaaacaaaagCTGTCTCAACTGTGATAATCCAGTGAAAAAGCCTGAGAAGGAACTTGATTCCGATTATCTCAATAAGCGCAATATGACATTAAACCATAATGTAGGAGAAGAAACTGATGCTGCCCAAGCTGC TGGATTTATGAACAAAATGGCCAACCTCGCCGCCTCCATCAATGGGTCTTCAGCTACAGTGACTGTGGGAGAAGGAGTCACGGGTATCTTAGTGAGAGAAACAGACCCTGTGAACATAGACGAAGTCTCCTTTGCTTATGTGTCTCCAAATGACAGCATGAGT ATTATAGAAAGCAGAGATAATCTGCCTCAATTTTCAAGATCTGTTACAGTGTCAAAAGAAGCGTTTGAAAAAGCTGTCAGTTTGAACGTTAGAGTTCCATTTGCAGCTCTTTTCCGATTCACCAATCTAACTAAG GATGAGATGAACAGCGCTGTTCTCGGTAATGAGGTTTTAGCGGTCGAAATGGGAACCAGTATCACCAATCTCACAGACAAAATATCCCTCAATTTTCTGAATATGAAATAC GAAGGAATTGCATCTTGTCAATCATGGAATGGTGAAG GAAGACGACCAAACTGGACGGGTGACGGATGTCGGACAATAAATGTTGGAGAGAACATTACATGCCTGTGttcacatttgacattttttgctaTCTTATTG ACTCCTCCTAATGAAACAGTGTCTAGTTATGACCTGAACAACCTTACCATCATCACCCAAGTTGGCTGTGGATTGTCCATATTCTTCCTCAGCATAATCCTCTTCATGCACTTCCTTCTGAG GAGGACCAAGGCCAGTAAAGCCACAAGGATTCTCATCCACCTGGTGTCCGCCATGTTCCTGCTTAACTTTACTTTCCTGATCAACAGCTATGTGGCAAAACTGAAGAGCACTGTGGTCTGTAAGATCATGGCTGCTTTCATGCACTACTTTATGTTGGCCACTTTCACTTGGTTTGCTGCGCAGGCTTTCCACCTCTGGCTGCAGCTGTACAATGGGGGCAAAATTGCAATCCATCACTACATACTCAAAGTCTCCATTACCACTTGGG TACTACCAAGTGTTGTTGCGATTGTCCTGCTCATCATAGGAAAATATGGTGAACAAGTCATCTACACTAATGACACTAAAAAAAACGTGGCCAT GTGCTGGATAACAGACAGCAACGTCCACTACATTGTTAACATAGGCTACTATGTGTTGATCTTCCTCTTCACCTTCACTACCTTCATCATCATACTGTCCTGGCTCATTTGTCTCAAGAGAACCAAAGCAGGCAACGTAAAGAACATTGGCAGAAATGGCAAAAGTATTGTAGCCATCCTGGGATTGTGTTGCTTGCTGGGGATCACATGGGGTTTTGCCTTCTTCGCTTACGGTGTCCTCCGAATCCCTGCTTACTACATTTTCACGGTCCTCAATTCTTTCCAAG GTTTCTTCCTGTTCATCTACTACTACAACACCAGCCACTCAGGAGAAATAAACAGAGGCGAGAATGGTCATAAAAACACCAGCACCTCCAGCACCCTTAAAACCAACCTGGACAGCTTCGAGAACCCCTACATCAACCTAccagacacaaaataa
- the knstrn gene encoding small kinetochore-associated protein, with the protein MSSKIPRGVQLPAETKKTGHKLESRDTAAVSATAHAVQKSDGILKSQKENVPRKNVAPKVHKGVSTRYGQQAELKEQNQHLMATNEELQKNLTDTQQRVAELELQFSDLEKENAEVQKNLKDCHVLLVAAKIDPVLGERAGEAALQNEEQRKEVMSVSTDLLHELKAFGDIASQQRARLEEIQTTMTELAKAREHMMQERENFSLEAAEMEKALKEAEALLL; encoded by the exons ATGTCTTCAAAAATCCCAAGAG gtgtGCAGTTACctgcagaaacaaagaaaacaggTCATAAACTTGAATCCAGAGACACAGCAGCTGTATCTGCAACAGCACATGCTGTCCAAAAATCAGATGGTATCCTTAAAtctcaaaaagaaaatgtgccaAG AAAAAATGTTGCTCCTAAAGTTCACAAAGG GGTCTCCACCAGGTATGGGCAACAGGCAGAGCTCAAGGAGCAAAATCAGCATTTGATGGCTACCAATGAGGAGCTGCAGAAAAacctcacagacacacag CAAAGAGTAGCTGAGTTGGAGCTGCAGTTCAGTGACCTTGAAAAGGAAAATGCAGAGGTACAGAAAAACCTGAAGGACTGTCATGTTCTCCTAGTCGCAGCCAAAATAGACCCAG TTTTAGGAGAAAGGGCTGGAGAAGCTGCACTACAAAATGAAGAGCAAAGAAAAGAAGTCATG AGTGTCTCCACAGACCTGCTGCATGAATTAAAAGCGTTTGGAGACATTGCATCACAGCAACGTGCTCGGTTAGAG GAAATCCAAACTACAATGACAGAACTCGCTAAAGCACGGGAACATATGATGCAGGAAAGGGAGAACTTTTCCCTGGAGGCTGCTGAAATGGAAAAAGCTCTCAAGGAAGCAGAAGCTCTCTTGTTGTAA